A single genomic interval of Caballeronia sp. NK8 harbors:
- a CDS encoding SDR family NAD(P)-dependent oxidoreductase, which yields MLLENQVVIVTGAASARGIGKATARALAAQGAHIVVLDLKEADAQAAANDLGEGHLGLACDVTDKAACVAAASAAIEKYGRIDVLINNAGITQPIKTLEIGAANFDAVIDVNLRGTLYMSQAVIPQMKKQKSGSIVCMSSVSAQRGGGIFGGPHYSAAKAGVLGLGKAMAREFGGDGIRVNSITPGLIQTDITGDKLTPEMRADVIKGIPLGRLGDAADIANACLFLASGLSAYLTGVTLDVNGGMLIH from the coding sequence ATGTTGCTCGAGAATCAGGTAGTGATCGTCACGGGCGCGGCTTCGGCGCGCGGTATCGGCAAGGCGACGGCCAGGGCGCTCGCGGCGCAGGGCGCGCACATCGTCGTGCTGGACCTGAAGGAAGCGGACGCACAAGCCGCCGCGAACGATCTCGGTGAAGGCCATCTCGGCCTCGCCTGCGACGTCACCGACAAGGCCGCGTGCGTCGCCGCCGCCAGCGCGGCCATCGAAAAGTACGGGCGCATCGACGTGCTCATCAACAACGCGGGTATCACGCAGCCCATCAAGACGTTGGAAATCGGCGCGGCCAATTTCGATGCCGTCATCGATGTGAACCTGCGCGGCACGTTGTACATGTCGCAAGCCGTCATCCCGCAGATGAAAAAACAAAAGAGCGGGAGCATCGTCTGCATGTCGTCGGTGTCGGCGCAACGTGGTGGCGGCATCTTCGGCGGGCCGCATTACAGCGCGGCGAAGGCCGGCGTGCTCGGACTCGGCAAGGCGATGGCGCGCGAGTTCGGCGGCGACGGCATCCGCGTCAATTCGATCACGCCGGGCCTGATCCAGACCGATATCACCGGCGACAAGCTCACGCCGGAGATGCGCGCGGACGTCATCAAGGGCATTCCGCTGGGACGTCTCGGCGATGCCGCGGATATCGCCAACGCTTGCCTGTTTCTTGCGAGCGGTCTTTCTGCGTATCTCACCGGCGTAACGCTCGATGTAAATGGCGGCATGTTGATTCATTGA
- a CDS encoding LysR substrate-binding domain-containing protein, whose translation MRLPPLKSIIAFESVARTKSVNRAADELGLTPSAVSHQLANLESIVGRPLFTRLGRGLVLTPTGTQYLSDVTGALAELNRATERASSETSVEILRIHSSPSFGLMWLLPRLAAFQEANGDIQMNLACSYEDVSFTSGYYDIDVRHGYAHWTDVEIKTLRHETIAPLASRAYLERFPVSSPDDLLERRLIFSESPLVQWRQWFGKFGVAAKRKAFDFSFDRSYMSLEAAALGHGIALESTMLASVHLERGSLVPVFGREYAVEVGAHHLVYPSQNAGLPRVAKFLAWMDQQIEPRAHT comes from the coding sequence ATGCGCCTTCCCCCGCTGAAATCCATCATCGCGTTCGAAAGCGTCGCGCGGACCAAGAGCGTGAACCGCGCCGCCGACGAACTCGGCCTCACGCCCTCCGCGGTCAGTCATCAACTGGCGAATCTGGAGAGCATCGTCGGGCGTCCGTTGTTCACGCGGCTCGGCCGCGGCCTCGTGCTCACGCCAACCGGCACGCAATATCTCTCCGATGTCACCGGCGCGCTCGCCGAACTGAATCGCGCGACCGAACGCGCATCGAGCGAGACATCCGTCGAGATTTTGCGGATTCATTCGAGCCCGAGCTTCGGACTCATGTGGCTCTTGCCGCGCCTCGCCGCATTTCAGGAAGCGAACGGCGACATTCAAATGAATCTCGCGTGCTCGTATGAAGACGTGTCCTTCACCTCGGGCTATTACGATATCGACGTGCGGCACGGCTACGCGCACTGGACCGATGTCGAAATCAAAACCTTGCGCCACGAAACCATCGCGCCGCTCGCATCGCGCGCTTATCTGGAGCGCTTTCCCGTTTCCTCGCCCGACGATCTGCTGGAACGCCGGCTGATCTTTTCCGAATCGCCGCTCGTGCAATGGCGGCAATGGTTCGGCAAGTTCGGCGTCGCGGCGAAACGCAAGGCGTTCGATTTCTCGTTCGATCGCTCGTACATGTCGCTCGAAGCGGCGGCGCTCGGTCACGGCATCGCGCTCGAAAGCACGATGCTCGCGTCCGTGCATCTGGAGCGCGGCTCGCTCGTGCCCGTCTTCGGCAGGGAATACGCAGTCGAAGTCGGCGCACATCATCTGGTTTACCCGAGCCAGAATGCCGGATTGCCGCGCGTCGCCAAGTTTCTCGCGTGGATGGATCAGCAAATCGAGCCGCGCGCCCATACCTGA
- a CDS encoding peroxidase-related enzyme: MTQQPISRYPVPDPQDWPDDIRARILEVQEKAGFVPNVFLTLAHRPDEFRAFFAYHDALMLKDGGLSKGEREMIVVATSAVNDCLYCVVAHGAILRIYEKNPLVADQVAVNHRKADITPRQKAMLDFALKVCRASGTVDETDFAALHAHGFSDEDAWDIAAITAFFGLSNRMANVISMRPNDEFFLMGRVPKERK; this comes from the coding sequence ATGACGCAACAGCCGATCAGCCGCTATCCCGTTCCCGACCCGCAAGACTGGCCCGACGATATCCGCGCGCGCATTCTCGAAGTGCAGGAGAAGGCCGGCTTCGTGCCGAACGTGTTTCTCACGCTTGCGCATCGGCCCGATGAGTTCCGAGCGTTCTTCGCCTATCACGATGCGCTGATGCTCAAGGACGGCGGCCTCAGCAAGGGCGAACGCGAGATGATCGTCGTCGCGACGAGCGCGGTGAACGATTGCCTCTACTGCGTCGTCGCGCATGGCGCGATCCTGCGGATCTACGAGAAGAACCCGCTGGTTGCGGATCAGGTGGCGGTCAACCATCGCAAGGCGGATATCACGCCGCGTCAGAAAGCCATGCTGGATTTCGCGCTGAAGGTGTGCCGCGCGTCGGGCACGGTGGACGAGACGGACTTCGCCGCGCTCCACGCGCACGGTTTCAGCGATGAAGACGCGTGGGATATCGCGGCGATCACGGCGTTCTTTGGCTTGTCGAACCGCATGGCAAACGTGATCTCGATGCGGCCCAACGATGAGTTCTTCTTGATGGGGCGTGTGCCGAAAGAGCGGAAGTAA